The Leptospira wolbachii serovar Codice str. CDC genome segment ATACTTAAGGTTAGGAAGTTAAGAGTCAATTTCATAGATGATTCTAAGAAACTAATAAAATGAGATAGATTGAAACTTAGTTTTGGAATGACTAGAAGGGAACTTTCCAATTCAACCTATTGCATTGTACGATTTGCGTAATTCAATAGATTCCTCTAAAGAAACAAATCCTTACGAACATCTAACAATGAAAAGTTGATAAATCTCACAAGTTAAGAGTTATGATTAAAAAAACATGCCATCTTAAAGCAGGAACTAGGCACAAATCACAATATATTGGAAATATATCTGCAATAACAGATTTCAATCTATTCTTTGCGTCTCTTCAGAGAACAGTGTCCAAAACACCTAGAGAGAGACCCAATGAAACAAGTTCTATGGAGCCTAGTCCTATTTCTATTCGCTATTCATTCCCTATTGGCGCAAACTACGATAAAAGAAACGGTAACCCCATCCAAAACCGGCGAACCAAAGGAAATGCCAACTGCCCAGGGAGAAGAGAAATCCGACAAAGAAAGGTGGAGGTTCCTATTCTATGCGGGTGCGGGCAAGGCAGAAATCCAAACCAATCCCAATATTCCTTTTGCCTATAGAGATCCGAATACTGGGCTCACCACCAATCCAGGAATTGCCAAACGAACGGGACTTACCAATGCTGGGACCACCAATTTTCCATCCGAAGGCTCAGGAACGAATCAAGGAACTGTATTTACCTTAGCGAACGACAAATGGTTGTTTGCTTATGGGTATACTTCAATCGATTTAAAAATGTCACCGTCAAATCAGGGAACCGTTCCTTTACGTTCCTTTGATTCATCTTCGGAACATGTTGTTCGCAACCTCAGAGTGGATTACACACAAAAAATCACAGATGTTTTCTCTACCGTATTCTCTGTTCGCCAATTCCTTCGAACAGGAAACTATCAGTGGGACAATGTATTAGAAACAACAAACGTAACAAACCATTATCTTGCCTTTCCCAAAATCCAAGTGAATGATAATATGCGAATTAATATCTTTGCTCTAGGTTTCAAATTCAATTATTTTAAAAACTGGGAAATTGAACCTTACTTTCAGTACCGTGATGCAAGATTTTATGCCAATGTGTTTTCTACAGTAGGGATCGCGCAAAGAGCTGACAATCTACTTTTACCATCAGACCCCAGTTCCATTGGAAATGCATGGTTGTATCAAGGTTTAGGGAGTGCGTATGCATTACCACTTTACAATTCCATACAAAAGGAATTTGGAAACGTAGGCCTTAGATTACAATACAATCCTTACAAATTTTTATTTCTCAGAACAGACGTTAGACGAAATCCAGTGCTTGCTGCATGGGAAGTTCGAGGATCGGTCACCATATTTTTTAATAAATATTTTGGTATTACAGCTGGTGGAGTGTATGCAGAAGCGGAAATCAACCCTTTGAGTTTACGTGGCTGGGAAATAGGTCCTACATTTACTTACCTTTTTTAAGTAAATCTAGAACCAAAAACAAACTTAATTTTTTACGGTAAAGGAATTTCGATTCTTTTGCCGTCTTCAGCAATAATCAAATCTCCATGGAATTCTTTTCTTACAGGATCTTTGTAAATCGATTTTGTTTGAATAAAACCTTTCACAAACGGAATCATATGAGTCAAAACTAAAGTTTTGACTTTTGCGTCTTCGGCTAACTTTGCTAATTCGGAAACATCAATATGATACAACTGAATATCTTTCATTATTTTAGTAAATTTTGGGTTACCAATAGATTCATAAGATTTTTCAATTTTTGCGATCATGGATTTATTCATCACTTCAGAGATTAAAAAATCTACACCGGAAGATTGTTTTTTAAGAACCTCCGAATCTGCCGTATCACCAGAGATCACGATTGATTTACCTTTATACTCAATTCGATAACCCACAGCCGGTTCGACAGGTACATGGTTCACAAAAAATGCATGAACCACAACCCCATCCTTTTCATAAACAATTTTGGAAGAACCATCAGATTTGGGATAAAATTCATTGGGCTTGGCAC includes the following:
- a CDS encoding MBL fold metallo-hydrolase, whose amino-acid sequence is MNRVTENTNVKAKAAKELFDKDKITIVLTGTGSPLPSESIQNSTAVFVNGQFLVFDCGDGVAMAMEKLHLPVTEINAVFITHFHSDHFADLGEVIDRSWLLGRKRFLPVYGPKGISDLVNGFLKSYQLEYYYRTKHHGEQTMPSEWSGAKPNEFYPKSDGSSKIVYEKDGVVVHAFFVNHVPVEPAVGYRIEYKGKSIVISGDTADSEVLKKQSSGVDFLISEVMNKSMIAKIEKSYESIGNPKFTKIMKDIQLYHIDVSELAKLAEDAKVKTLVLTHMIPFVKGFIQTKSIYKDPVRKEFHGDLIIAEDGKRIEIPLP